One genomic region from Pecten maximus chromosome 5, xPecMax1.1, whole genome shotgun sequence encodes:
- the LOC117328130 gene encoding uncharacterized protein LOC117328130 isoform X1, whose protein sequence is MERTKGSFNKVLTVASEDGTSCSNSHHAPERTSDVDGCMGVRPENSTAVQTTDPGPLCKAVGATNHTEYDRYPDDVIQDKKLQPESTYQNDRIEVETVDGGVIDLEDCPVLDLSDLSTEHCEWPELKCEGHSSHAERKEITASEPFIDIHSLEQDSGMKQNIEDCIIERNNPINLTSPISQSLLSESHFHNSLTSPDSSLDMIHSTFESGGHRSIQLDLESFEPKNYMLSSETESIRPLSSCCGVYQCEDSWINGTLSMSDSGQNASDISFGSSSNLSDVSHQDRFKDVFQKEFKPDSGFLMNFDFHLSLSNSCYNSGIISGDRSFLKSPGEELIKDIEDNTKGEDEDDFNKEATDDQTFFESPKKSKESRKRYLYTLVTENSDSCEDQNTSHGQDNTVRTRFFSVSGVHHIMFYIIHLRTGQKAVITFHDLEVIQDYPGKTFCTLKSFKLQRGLWLLHHLERLGFLTLHKILPTVGILEPALHGLGGYFQQMEQGQQVTVLDSMQYEWMRVRSFWSFPRNAGVSYLHLARVGFFYTGRVSETRCYSCGKTYREWKGRR, encoded by the exons ATGGAGAGGACAAAAGGAAGTTTCAACAAGGTGTTGACTGTGGCTTCTGAGGATGGCACATCTTGTAGCAACAGTCACCATGCTCCGGAGAGGACATCAGATGTTGATGGCTGTATGGGTGTTAGGCCTGAGAACAGCACTGCCGTACAG ACTACAGACCCTGGTCCACTGTGCAAAG CTGTAGGAGCCACAAACCATACTGAATATGACAGATATCCAGATGACGTCATCCAAGACAAAAAACTACAACCAGAATCAACATATCAAAATGACAGAATTGAAGTGGAAACAGTTGATGGTGGTGTTATTGATCTGGAGGATTGCCCAGTTTTGGACTTGTCAGACTTGTCTACAGAACACTGTGAATGGCCAGAGCTAAAGTGTGAGGGACATTCCTCCCATgctgaaagaaaagaaattacAGCATCTGAGCCTTTCATTGATATACATTCCCTTGAGCAGGACAGTGGTATGAAACAGAATATTGAGGATTGCATCATTGAAAGAAATAATCCAATTAATTTGACATCTCCTATTAGTCAGTCTTTATTGTCTGAAAGTCATTTTCACAATTCATTAACCAGTCCAGATTCATCATTAGACATGATACACTCTACGTTTGAGAGTGGGGGACACAGAAGCATCCAACTTGATCTAGAATCTTTTGAGCCAAAGAATTATATGTTAAGTTCTGAAACAGAATCCATCAGACCTCTGTCATCTTGCTGTGGAGTGTACCAATGTGAAGATTCATGGATAAACGGTACCTTAAGTATGTCTGACTCTGGTCAGAATGCATCTGATATATCGTTTGGATCGTCAAGTAATCTGTCAGATGTGTCACATCAGGATAGGTTCAAAGATGTCTTTCAAAAGGAGTTTAAACCTGATAGTGGTTTTCTGAtgaattttgattttcatttatcCCTCTCAAACAGCTGCTATAATTCAGGAATTATTTCTGGAGACAGATCTTTTTTGAAGTCTCCAGGAGAAGAACTAATTAAGGATATAGAAGACAATACAAAAGGAGAAGATGAAGATGATTTTAATAAAGAAGCAACTGATGATCAGACATTTTTTGAATCCCCGAAAAAATCCAAGGAAAGCAGAAAAAGATATCTTTATACTTTAGTCACAGAAAACAGTGATTCATGTGAAGACCAGAATACTTCACATGGTCAGGATAACACTGTCAGAACCAGGTTTTTCTCAGTCAGTGGAGTTCATCATATCATGTTTTACATCATCCACCTAAGAACTGGACAGAAAGCTGTCATCACATTCCATGATCTGGAAGTCATTCAGGATTACCCAGGGAAGACTTTCTGTACACTTAAATCATTTAAGTTACAGAGAGGTTTGTGGTTATTGCACCACCTAGAACGGCTTGGGTTTTTGACTTTACATAAAATACTTCCAACTGTAGGTATTTTGGAACCAGCTCTTCATGGACTAGGTGGTTATTTCCAGCAGATGGAGCAGGGTCAACAGGTTACCGTACTGGACAGCATGCAGTATGAATGGATGCGTGTAAGGAGCTTCTGGTCATTCCCAAGGAATGCTGGAGTTTCCTACCTACATTTAGCAAGGGTAGGCTTTTTCTACACAGGAAGAGTATCCGAGACTCGCTGCTATAGTTGTGGGAAGACATACCGAGAATGGAAGGGAAGGAGATGA